The sequence CGCGATGAGGAGTCTTGACCCCTCTATGGCCTTTGAGACGGTGTTGCCCGTTCCCGCGGCTGTATCGACGAGGAGCATGCCACCTTCTTTTTTCTGTATTTCCAGTGCCTTCTTCTTTGCGACAACGACTAGGGGCATCGAGCGCTCTTCACCTTCCCGGAGTTTGCCGGTGACCAGGGTAAAGCCGTAGGGGGTCTGGGTGACATAGGTGTGGCCGATCGTCCTGAACCCCTCAAGTATCGCGCCGGGAACTGGGCAGACTATTTCGCAGGCCCTGCATCCGGAGCACAGCACCGGCATCAGGAAAGGTGTTCCATCCTTTAGAGTCACTATCGCATGCTCCTCGCAGACCTCTGCACATTTTCGGCACTTTGTACACTTGGAGTAGTCAAAGCGCGGCATGAACTGGTTTACTGGCTCTTCGTTGGCCAGCTCAGCCCCCAACAAAAGGTGGTCGTTCGGCGCTTCGACGTCAAGATCCGCCATTACAATGTCTGTTCCGAGGGAGTGGAGCGCGACGGCAAGGTTTGTTGCGACAGTTGATTTTCCCGTACCTCCTTTACCCCCACTGACTGCTACCTGCAAGATCTCACCTCCAGAATTAGGGAAGCCGAATTATTTTTAAGGTTTGTGCATAAGCACATACTTCAGCGGGGTTCTCTACTCCTAAGCCTTCTCATGTAGAACTTTTGACCGTTGTATTCGAGCTCTATGAGCTTTCCTTCCATGATGAGTCTATCAACAAGGCTCCAATCTGCGTTGCCTTTTCTCAGGAGTTCCCTCAGTGCGTCCTCCCTCAGGGGGTGAACCGAGGTTATGCTCAGTATATCGTCCTCAACGTTTCCGGTGAAGGCAAAGGCGTTTCCTTCATATCCAATGAGGTATTCAACTCGATCCTCGCCCAGTGCCTCTGCAAAGAGCTGGAAGGCCCGATTTATCGTCTCCTCCTTTGCGGGCCGAACCCATTTCTCCCAGGGGGGCCTTGTTGGGACTGCTATGTATGCAACGTCGGGATCCAGCCTGGAGAGAAAAGAGGCTATCCTCTCAAGCTCCCCGTTATAGTTTATGCCATCGATGAGCATTGTCTCCGTTACGAGCTTTCCCTCAAAAGATTCCCTGAACTTTATCATTCCACTGAGGATGTCATCGAGCTTCAGAGCCTTGTGCGGTCTGTCCACTTTCCTCCACAAAGGCTCGCTGACTGCGTCGACTTT is a genomic window of Thermococcus guaymasensis DSM 11113 containing:
- a CDS encoding P-loop NTPase, whose translation is MQVAVSGGKGGTGKSTVATNLAVALHSLGTDIVMADLDVEAPNDHLLLGAELANEEPVNQFMPRFDYSKCTKCRKCAEVCEEHAIVTLKDGTPFLMPVLCSGCRACEIVCPVPGAILEGFRTIGHTYVTQTPYGFTLVTGKLREGEERSMPLVVVAKKKALEIQKKEGGMLLVDTAAGTGNTVSKAIEGSRLLIAVTEPTPLGIHDTELILKLGKLMKLETWVVVNRSDLGDVGKVAEIAEKYGAEIVAEIPYSENIVKSYVSGKPIVLENVPEAKIFRDLAERVTAFLGGGE
- a CDS encoding radical SAM protein, producing the protein MIAFGPVPSRRLGKSLGVNNIPDKVCSYACVYCQIGRTLRMEIERRPFYDPVLVFEEVREKVEEAKRLGERIDYITFVPDGEPTLDSNLGVEVELLRDLNVPLAILTNSSLIWREDVRRDLLSFDFVSLKVDAVSEPLWRKVDRPHKALKLDDILSGMIKFRESFEGKLVTETMLIDGINYNGELERIASFLSRLDPDVAYIAVPTRPPWEKWVRPAKEETINRAFQLFAEALGEDRVEYLIGYEGNAFAFTGNVEDDILSITSVHPLREDALRELLRKGNADWSLVDRLIMEGKLIELEYNGQKFYMRRLRSREPR